The Sphingosinicella flava genome includes the window CGCCGCCGCCGCCGCCGCCGCCGCCGCCGCCGCCGCCACCGCCGCCGCCGCGGGGTAACGGGCTGCCGAGCGGGCAGACGGCCAATAATGCCGTAAATTCGGGAGCGCCGGCGACGACGCGCAACGTGACGATATCGGCTACCTATGTGCCTCCGCCACCGCCGCCACCGCCGCCAGTGACGATCGTCGTGATGGACGAAAATAGTATCAACAGGACGCCGATGGGCGATCTAAAGGTGACGGTGTTGATCGATCAGACGGGGCCTAAATACCCGTTCGATCAGATGCCCGGCCTGTTGAGTGCCTACCGGGTTACCGCCGATCAACTCACCGAGCTTTATGTGACCCAGTGCCTAGCGCTGGGAAGGCAATGTTCGCCGCCGTCCATCGATCAGGATGTACTCGCCTATGTCAATGACTGGCTCAGCAGGCAGCGCGACACTGCCCTCGCCGTCGCCGAGTCCATGCGGCGCTATCGACAGACTAAGCTCGGTCAATGGGGCCTGCCAATCGGCTTGATTCGGCCATGGGATGAGGAGCTGGCCCGGCAAAGTCTTTCGGCGACATTTTCGTATGCGACCCCGGCTGCAATCAATGAGATGCTTGACCAAGGGCGTAGGGATTGGCCCGTGACGGAAGGCAAGAATGTGATCAGTTCCATCCTCAAGAAGCCGATGTCCGCACGAACACAGCAGGAGGCAGACTTCATTGCTTATCTCGCCGAGGGAGCGCGGCAGGAAGCGATTAAAGATGCTCAGAAAGAGCTGCAGGCCATATATGCTGCACGGGATACCCGTCAGCAGAACTCTCCCTTGGTCGGCCTGATCGGCCTGACCGATATAAGCCCGAGTGGCCTCGAAGAACGCCAACGTGCGGTTGAAGCGCGATTGAGCGACCTGCTGCTCAATCCGCCAAAGGCTTCGGAAATAACCACTGCGGTTCTTGGCGATTATCTCTCCAAGATAGTAGGGCAGAGACAGTGAACATGATGTTGTCTTCCTTGCTGACCTTCGCCGCTATTTCCACAACACCGGCTGAATCCGCCGAGCGCGTTAAGGAGAACGGACATGGCGTGGCCGCTTCCGCCGCTAACGTGGCGACGCCTGCTGACCCCACTGGGGATCCGGCTGTCGAAGCCATAGGTGGCATCGTCATGCTTCCCGATCCCGCGCAGGCGGCTGTGACCGGGTGGACCGGCCCGGTTACAGGCGTCGATGCCAGCCGTCTGCCGCCGCCGGCCGGCGACCGGCTGAAGGCCGCTCTCGAACCCTATGTCGGGCGCAATCTGGACAGCGCCACGCTGGCTGAAATGGTCAATGCCGCGAACGCGGCGATCGCCGCCAGTCCGCAGCCGTTCGCCATCGCAGCGCTGCCCGACCAGAATGCCGCGAATGGCGTGGTCCAGCTGCTTGTCGTCGAAGGGCGGATGGGCGACCTTCGCGTCGTCGGGGCCAAAAAGTTCAACGAGGCAGGCTATCGCAACGCCATGACGCAGCCGCCGGGCGAGCCGGTGGACAAGGCGCGGCTCGATGCCGACATCGCCTGGATCAACCGCAATTCCTTCCGCGAGGCGAACGTCGTCGCGGCGCCCGGCGGATCGTTCGGCACCGTCGATCTGACGCTGGCGGTGGAGGAAAAGCGCCCCTGGTCGGTGAGCGCGACCCTCGATGACACCGGCACCGATCAGACCGATCCGCTGCGCGTCGGGGCCGCCTTCACCTGGGGCAATGCCTTCGGACGCGGCGACATCCTGAGCTACCAGCTTTCCGCGAGTCCGGATTTCGAGAAGACTGTGGCGCATTCGCTCGGCTTTCAGAGCTTCCTGCCGTGGCGGCACATTCTGAATGTTTCGGCGAGCTATGCCGACATCAAGGGCGATCTGCCCGATCCGTTCACGCTCGACGGCTATTCCTGGTCGGCGGCGGCCAATTACGAAGTGCCGCTGCCGCGCGGCCAGGTGCTGATTGTCGGGTTCGAATTCAAGCAATCGAACAACAACTTCCGTTTCGCCGATCTGCCGCTCAACGACAATACGGTCGACGTCGCCCAGGCGACGATCGGCTGGCGCGGCCAGTTCGAGGACAATCGCGGCGGCACGGCGGTCGGCGCGAACCTCACTCTCAGCCCCGGCGGGCTGACCGGCCGCAACAATGACGAAACATTCGCCGCCACCCGGGTCGGCGCGGATGCCACTTACGCGGTGCTGCGCCTGAGCCTGGACCGGCAGACGCGGCTTCCCGCCGGCTTCACCCTGACGAACGCGCTGCGGGCGCAGCTCTCGACGGCGGCGCTCGTCGGTTCGGAGCAGCTTTCGGTCGGCGGCTGGAGCAGCGTCCGGGGCTTCGACGAGGGCCGCTTTTACGGCGATCGCGGCTTCGTGTTGCGGAACGAACTCGGCACTCCGATGCTCGAAAGACGCCAGACGCGGTTGCGCCCCTACCTGTTTCTCGACACCGCGGTCTTCGGCAACCGTTCCCGGCTCGCGGGAGAGCAAAGTTGGAACGACGTCATGAGCGCCGGTGCCGGAATCGATGTCGGCATTGGTCGCCACCTGTCGCTGCGCGCTTCTTGGGGTTTTCAGATCAGCGAAAGCATCAATAACGGCGATAAATCCCGGGGACATGTCGGCTTAGCCGCCACGTTCTGACAGCGGCGGGAATTGTTGAGCGCGAGCGGATAACGTTGGCCCGGGTCAGCGCACGACCGAATTCAGGTCTTGAATGCGTTAGCGCCATAATAATGGGTGGCGCGCCCGGCAGGATTCGAACCTGCGGCCCCAAGCTTAGAAGGCTCGTGCTCTATCCAACTGAGCTACGGGCGCGTTGCGGCTGCTCTAGCGTGCTTTGCGACGGAGCGAAACTGCGCTAATCGAACAGGCATGAATGGGGGCGATATTCAGGCGGTCGACAGCGGTGCCGTCAGCGGGCGCAATTTGCGCAGTTTCGATTTCGTGATGGCGGCATTCGTCACCATCCTTCTCCTCTCCAACGTGCTTGGCGCGGGCAAGGTGGCGGTGATCGATCTGCCCGGGGTGGGGGAATGGCCGTTCGGCGCGGGCATCTTGTTCTTCCCGATTTCCTACGTCATCGGCGACGTGCTGACCGAAGTCTACGGCTATGCGCGCGCGCGGCGGTGCATCTGGGCGGGCTTTGCGGCTCTTTTGTTCATGGCGGCTATGGCCGCCATCGTTGTCGCCTTGCCTCCCGCCGCGAGCTGGCAGGGGCAGGCGGCTTATGAGCAAGTGTTCGGACAGGTGCCGCGCATCGTCCTCGCTTCGATCGTTGCGTTTTGGGCGGGGGAGTTCGCCAATTCCTACGTGCTTGCGCGCATGAAGGTGTGGACGAAGGGGCGGCATCTTTGGACCCGCACGATCGGCTCGACGGTGGTGGGGCAGGGGATCGACAGCATCATATTCTATCCGCTCGCTTTCTACGGCGTTTGGGATAACGGGACGCTCGTCATCGTCCTCCTCACCCAATTCGCGCTGAAAGTGGGTTGGGAGGCGCTGCTGACGCCCTTCACTTATGCCGTCGTCGGCTGGCTGAAGAAGCGCGAAGGCATCGACATTTACGACGAAGCGACCGACTTCACGCCGTTCAAGACGGCGCTCTGACGTCCCTGCACGGCCCGGCGATCGCAAATTATTGGAAAGGCTAGACACGAAGCGGCCAGTCGCGGATTTTGACGCCCGTCAAAGCGCAAGGCCGGCGGCAAGGGTAATTCCTGCTCATCAGAAGAGAAGGAGTTTGCCATGTCGGTCCATCAGCCAGCCGCCCGGCTCCGTGAAAATGCCAATATCGTTCCGGTCGCCGGCCAAAGGAACCGGGGAGAGCGTCCGTTCGACATCCACCCGGCGGTCCACGCCATGCTGCTTGGTGCCTATCTTTCCTTCGCCGGCATATTGATGACCGCCTTCATGGGGAATGACATGAAAGTGCCCGCGGCCATCGTCGTCATCGGCATTCTTTCGCTCTTCGTAACCCCCGCCTGGTGGAGCCGGGTTGCACCGGATGACGGGCTTCGCAAGCAGAGCTGGGCCGAATTCATGGACGAGGGCATCGAATGTATCACAGGCAAATTTACCGCGGGACAGGCGCTTGCCCAAATCGTGGTGCTGCCCGCGCTGATGGTCGGCCTCGCCATGGCCTTCGCCATCGTCAAGGCAACGCTTTGACGATCAGGCCGCGAGGCGCATGAGGGAAGGGGTGTCGCGGATGATCAATCCGCGGGCACCTTTCCGCGCGATGATGCCGTCTTGTTCCATGCTGGTCAGGCGACGGCTTACGGTCTCGATGGTGGTGCCGATCAGGCTCGCCATTTCCTCGCGGGAGAGCGGCAGATCAAACTCAGCCGCATTGCCGCACGGAGAAGGAGAGGCGGCGCGCGCTAGCGCCAGCAACAATCCTGCGAGCCGCGCCTTCACATCGCGCCGCCCGATTAGATCGGTGAGGGCGCGAGACCTGTCGAGCTCGGCATAAGTCCGCTCGAGAATTGAGCGGGTGAGCGCTGGATGACGTTCCATGACGCGCTCGAAACCGCCCTTGGGGAACAAGCATAAGCGGCTGTCCGCAATGGCCGTCACCTCATGCTGCGTGGTAGTTGCGAAAAGCTGGCCGAGAAAGCCGGCTGGATGGAGGAGCGCGACGATCCGCTCTATGCCGTTCGCGTCGATCGACGCCACCTTGGCCGCGCCGGAAACGATGGTCGCGCAGACATAATGATCCTCCCGCAAAGCGAAGATCGTGTCGCCTTTCTTGAAATCGCGAGTTTGGCCAATGGCGGCAAGCTCGGCCAATTCCTGTGCGTCGAGCGCCGCGCAGATAGCCGAATCGCGAACAGGGCAGTCGGCGCAGCTCTCCGCCCTGATCGGCATGTCAGGCGAGGCTCTCCACGAGACCTTCGAACAGGCGGCGGCCGTCGGTGCGGCCATGGGCGGGTTCGATCATCCGTTCGGGGTGCGGCATCATGCCAAGGACGTTGCCCGCCTCGTTGAGGATGCCCGCAATGTCGCGCTTGGAGCCGTTGACCGTGCAATTGTAACGGAAGGCGACGCGGCCTTCGCCTTCCAGGCGGTCCAATACATCGTCATCCGCCGTGTAATTGCCATCGTGATGCGCGACGGGGATCACGATCTCTTCCCCCGCTTCGTAACGGCTGGTGAAGGCAGATTGGCTGTTCTCGACCTTCAAATTCACGTCGCGGCAGACGAAGGACAGGTTGGCGTTGCGCATCAATGCGCCTGGCAGCATTCCGGCTTCGGTCAGGATCTGGAAGCCGTTGCAGATGCCGAGGACGGAGACGCCCTTGTCCGCCGCATCCTTCACCGCGCGCATGACCGGCGAATTGGCGGCCATCGCGCCGGAGCGGAGATAGTCGCCATAGGAAAAGCCGCCCGGCACGGCGATCAGGTCGAGCCCAGCGGGAAGCGCCGTTTCCCTGTGCCAGATCATCGCCGGTTCGTGCCCGCTCACCTCGCGCAGCGCGACCTGGAGGTCGCGGTCGCAATTGGAGCCTGGAAAGACGATGACGGCGCTTTTCATGGGGCTTGGTTCCTTCAGGCCGCCTGGCGTTCGATGCGGAAATTTTCGATGACGGTGTTGGCGAGGAGCTTTTTGCACATCCCCTCGATGTCGCCGTCCGAAACGGCGTCGTCCACGTCCAGTTCGATCATCTTGCCCTGGCGCACATCGTTGACGCCGGAAAAGCCCAGGCCTTCAAGGGCGTGGTGAATGGCCTTGCCCTGCGGATCGAGAACGCCGTTTTTCAGCGTGACGTAGACGCGAACCTTCATGCGTGAGCGCTCCTGTTTTGGAATGCCGCCCCTATGCCGCTTGCGAGAGAGTCTGACAAGCGCCGGGCCGCTTGTGAGCCACCCTTTCATGCCTTATCTTGGGATCATGACCGGAACGCCCGAAATTTCCCTGACGCCGTCCGCGGCGGCCCGCGTTGCGGCCATCGCGCAGCGGCAGGACAAGCCCGCCATTCTGCGCCTCGCCGTCGACGGCGGCGGTTGTGCGGGTTTCCAATATCGCTTCGCTCTTGCCGAGGCGGTGGAGGCCGACGACATTGCGGCCAGCCGGGATGGGGTGACCCTCGTGGTCGATCCGGTCAGCCTCGATCTTCTGCGCGGCTCTGCGGTCGATTACGTCGAGTCGCTGGGCGGCGCTTCCTTTCAGGTCGTCAATCCCAACGCCGCGTCCGGTTGCGGCTGCGGCACGAGCTTTTCGATCTAGCTTTGCGCTTGCCGCTCGTGCCGGTTAAGCAAGCGCCATGAAGATCGCGACCTATAATGTGAACGGCATCCGCGCGCGTCTGCCCCGGTTGGTCGAGTGGTTGGACGAGCAGAAGCCCGATGCCGTCTGCCTTCAGGAGTTGAAGTGCGACGACGACAACTTCCCGATCGCGGACATCGAAGCGGCGGGATATGGCGCGGTCTGGCACGGGCAGAAGGGCTTTAACGGGGTCGCGATCCTCGCTCGTGATGTGGAGCCGGAGCTGCGCCGCACCGGCCTTCCCGGCGATCCCGACGACACGCATAGCCGCTATATCGAGGCGACCGTGAACGGCATCGTCATCGGCAGCATCTATCTGCCCAACGGCAATCCGGTGGGGACGGAGAAATTCACCTACAAGCTCGCTTGGTTCGACCGGCTGGCCGCTCATGCCCGGAATTTGCTGGAGGAAGAAATTCCGGTGGTGCTGGCCGGGGATTACAACGTCATCCCGACCGAGCATCATGACGATGTCTTTTCGGTCCGTGCCATGGCGAAGGATGCGCTGATGCAGCCGGAAAGCCGCGCCGCCTTTCGCACGCTCGTCCACCAAGGTTGGACCGATGCGATCCGCGTCCGCTATCCTGTGGGCGCCGTCTACACCTTCTGGGACTATACGGCGGGTGCGTGGCAGCGGGATGCCGGTTTCCGGATCGATCACTTGCTCCTCAGCCCGCAGGCGGCAGACCGGATGACGGATGCCGGTGTCGACAAGGAGTATCGCGGGCGCGAAAAAGCCTCGGATCACGCCGCGACTTGGATTGTTCTGGACGATTATTGAATTGTGACCAGCGATGAACCGCGTGATCGCAAGGAGAAGAAGGAACTGGGCTGCGTCTTGGCCGCAGCCGCCCTTGCGGCGGGAGCATGGTATTTAAGCGGTTCGGAATACCGCCCTCATTACGCCGTTTCAGGCCCTATCAAAAAGTGTCTTGCCGGCAAGATTGAGGCTTTTGAAGGAAGCGATCCAGACGCCGACCTCACACCCAAGGCCATT containing:
- a CDS encoding ShlB/FhaC/HecB family hemolysin secretion/activation protein gives rise to the protein MMLSSLLTFAAISTTPAESAERVKENGHGVAASAANVATPADPTGDPAVEAIGGIVMLPDPAQAAVTGWTGPVTGVDASRLPPPAGDRLKAALEPYVGRNLDSATLAEMVNAANAAIAASPQPFAIAALPDQNAANGVVQLLVVEGRMGDLRVVGAKKFNEAGYRNAMTQPPGEPVDKARLDADIAWINRNSFREANVVAAPGGSFGTVDLTLAVEEKRPWSVSATLDDTGTDQTDPLRVGAAFTWGNAFGRGDILSYQLSASPDFEKTVAHSLGFQSFLPWRHILNVSASYADIKGDLPDPFTLDGYSWSAAANYEVPLPRGQVLIVGFEFKQSNNNFRFADLPLNDNTVDVAQATIGWRGQFEDNRGGTAVGANLTLSPGGLTGRNNDETFAATRVGADATYAVLRLSLDRQTRLPAGFTLTNALRAQLSTAALVGSEQLSVGGWSSVRGFDEGRFYGDRGFVLRNELGTPMLERRQTRLRPYLFLDTAVFGNRSRLAGEQSWNDVMSAGAGIDVGIGRHLSLRASWGFQISESINNGDKSRGHVGLAATF
- a CDS encoding queuosine precursor transporter → MNGGDIQAVDSGAVSGRNLRSFDFVMAAFVTILLLSNVLGAGKVAVIDLPGVGEWPFGAGILFFPISYVIGDVLTEVYGYARARRCIWAGFAALLFMAAMAAIVVALPPAASWQGQAAYEQVFGQVPRIVLASIVAFWAGEFANSYVLARMKVWTKGRHLWTRTIGSTVVGQGIDSIIFYPLAFYGVWDNGTLVIVLLTQFALKVGWEALLTPFTYAVVGWLKKREGIDIYDEATDFTPFKTAL
- a CDS encoding Crp/Fnr family transcriptional regulator, with protein sequence MPIRAESCADCPVRDSAICAALDAQELAELAAIGQTRDFKKGDTIFALREDHYVCATIVSGAAKVASIDANGIERIVALLHPAGFLGQLFATTTQHEVTAIADSRLCLFPKGGFERVMERHPALTRSILERTYAELDRSRALTDLIGRRDVKARLAGLLLALARAASPSPCGNAAEFDLPLSREEMASLIGTTIETVSRRLTSMEQDGIIARKGARGLIIRDTPSLMRLAA
- the purQ gene encoding phosphoribosylformylglycinamidine synthase subunit PurQ, with product MKSAVIVFPGSNCDRDLQVALREVSGHEPAMIWHRETALPAGLDLIAVPGGFSYGDYLRSGAMAANSPVMRAVKDAADKGVSVLGICNGFQILTEAGMLPGALMRNANLSFVCRDVNLKVENSQSAFTSRYEAGEEIVIPVAHHDGNYTADDDVLDRLEGEGRVAFRYNCTVNGSKRDIAGILNEAGNVLGMMPHPERMIEPAHGRTDGRRLFEGLVESLA
- the purS gene encoding phosphoribosylformylglycinamidine synthase subunit PurS — encoded protein: MKVRVYVTLKNGVLDPQGKAIHHALEGLGFSGVNDVRQGKMIELDVDDAVSDGDIEGMCKKLLANTVIENFRIERQAA
- the erpA gene encoding iron-sulfur cluster insertion protein ErpA is translated as MTGTPEISLTPSAAARVAAIAQRQDKPAILRLAVDGGGCAGFQYRFALAEAVEADDIAASRDGVTLVVDPVSLDLLRGSAVDYVESLGGASFQVVNPNAASGCGCGTSFSI
- the xth gene encoding exodeoxyribonuclease III: MKIATYNVNGIRARLPRLVEWLDEQKPDAVCLQELKCDDDNFPIADIEAAGYGAVWHGQKGFNGVAILARDVEPELRRTGLPGDPDDTHSRYIEATVNGIVIGSIYLPNGNPVGTEKFTYKLAWFDRLAAHARNLLEEEIPVVLAGDYNVIPTEHHDDVFSVRAMAKDALMQPESRAAFRTLVHQGWTDAIRVRYPVGAVYTFWDYTAGAWQRDAGFRIDHLLLSPQAADRMTDAGVDKEYRGREKASDHAATWIVLDDY